The nucleotide sequence GTCCCCTTCTTCTTCTCTGGGCTTGCGGTCGCGTTCATCATCTCGAGGGCGCCCCGATTCTCAGGGCGGATATTGTCCGCCGATCTGATCGGCGCGGGGTTCGGCGGCGTTTCGGCCCTCCTCTTCCTGAGCATAAGCGGCGGGAAGACGGGGATCATAGCCGCCTCCCTCTTAGGCGGGGTCGCCGCCCTCTTCCTGTCGAGGGGAAGGATAACGTTTATCTTGTGGTCGGCGGCAACGCTGATCCTCCTTCTTTTCGCCCCACCCTTCATGGACGTCAGGATATCCCCCTACAAGGAGCTGTCCCAGGCCCTGAGATACCCGAACTCCAGCGCCGAGACCTTCTACAACGCGGTGTCGAGGATAGACCTCGTAAAAAGCGGCGCCGTGAGAACCGCCCCCGGAATCTCCCTGAAGTACACCGAAGACCTCCCCGAGCAGCTGGGGCTTTCCGTCGACGGGGAGGGACTCGTCGCCGTAACGAGGGGGAACGGGACGGGAGACGACTGGAGGTTCGTCGAGTACCTCCCCTCCTCCCTGCCCTACTATTTGATCGAAAGCAAAGAAAGTAAAAAGCCGGAAATCCTCCTACTGTATCACGGTGGCGGGATGGAGATCGCCGGGGCGCTGCGGCTCGGAGAAAGCAGGGTCACAGCCGTGGAGAGAAACCGACTCATTATTAAGCTTATAGGGGAAAAACTTGACGGGTTTACGGGGGGACTCTTGAGAGACGAGAGGATCACGGTAAAAGTAGGCGCGCCGAGGGCGCTCCTCTCCGGTGACGATGAGACCTACGACCTCATCGTGATAGCCGGCCCCACGACCCTCGGAGCTTCGAGCAGCGGGACGGGCGGGATAGGGGAGAACTACGATCTGACGATCGAGGCGGTTGGCCTCTACCTCTCCCACTTAAGGCCGGGCGGCTACATAACCGTCACCAAATACATGATCCCGCCCCCCAGGGAGGAACTGAAGCTCCTCGCCACGCTCGCGGCTGCCATGAAATCGGTCGGTCTCTCCCCGTCCCGTTCAACGCTGGCGATACGAAGCTGGGGCACCATAACCTGCGTCGTCAAGAAAGGCGGGTTGTCCAAAGAGGAGGTGGAGATCACAAAGCGGTTTTGCGAGAATCGCTCCTTTGACACGGTCTATTTCCCGGGGATCAACGAATCGGACATCAACAGGCACAACATCTTCTCGGAGCCGGTCTACGAACGCTGCATCAAAAAGATCTTGGAGGAAACGGAAAAGGCAACTCCCTCGAAAAGGAACGCCTATTTTGACGAAGCCCGAGCCGAAACCGGGTTCTTTTCGGACTACCTCTTCGACGTCAGGCCCGCCACCGACAACAAGCCGTTTTACTACAAATTCTTCAAGGGGGACAGGGTTAAAGAGACGTATCTCGCCGTGGACAAGAAATGGCCGATACTCCTGAAGGGGGGCTACCTGGTGTGGGTCGTGTTCCTGCAGGGGATGATATTGAGCCTTCTCCTGATCGTCTTTCCCGTCCTGTTCAAGAGGAGGAGGATCAGAAGGGGCGACCTCTCCTCCCTCTACCCGTTTTTCGCCATAGGCCTCGCCTTTATCTTCCTGGAGATCGGGCTGATCAAGAGGTTCATTTTCTTTCTCGGCGAGCCGACTTTCGCCGTCAGCGCCGCCGTCTCCTCGATCCTCGTCTCCGCGGGGCTGGGAAGCTACACGTCGGGGAGGATAAAGGGAATCGGGATCAGGTACCTCCTCATCTCGGCCGTGGTCGCCCTCTCGGCCTTGATACTTATCTACAGGCTTTTTCTCGTCGGCATCCTCGACGGCCTGATAGCGCTTCCTACAGTCGTCAAGTACATGGCTTCGGCCCTCATAACGGCGCCGTTGGGCTTTGCCATGGGCTTCCCGTTCCCAACGCTGATAAGAAAGGCTGAGGTGGACGGGAGGGGTGAGCTGATTCCCTGGGCGTGGTGCGTAAACGGAACCGCCTCGGTCGTGGGGGCCCCGCTTTCGGTTATCTGCGCCCTTTCGGCCGGCTTTTCCGGCGTGATGGCGGCGGCGGCCCTCCTATACCTCACGATTCTTCCCGCCCTCGTCCGAAAAAGGTGACCGGGCACCCCCCTGATATAAGCGGAATCCTCCCCTACCGCCTCTGGGCCTCGCCTGTCATCGGGACGAAGCGAACGGACATCAGGTGCCGAACTTTGTAATCATCACCGTCTCTGGTCACGAGTGTCAGGGTCTGAAAATACTCCGTGCTCCCCAGGGGGATGACGAGCCTTCCGCCGTCCTTGAGCTGCCTCAGGAGGGGAGGAGGAATGTGGTTTGCGGCGCATGTAACGACAATCGCGTCAAAGGGGGCCGCGTACTCCCAGCCGTAGTAGCCGTCGCTGGCCCTGACCTTAACGTTGTGGTATCCGAGTCTAAGGAGCCTCTTCTCCGCCTTGTCCGCCAGGAGCCGTTTTATCTCGATTGTGTAGACCTCCGCCGCTATAAGCGAGAGGATCGCCGCCTGATAACCTGAACCAGTCCCTATCTCCAGGACCTTTGAGTTGGTTTTGAGCTTCAGAAGCTCCGTCATCACTGCAACGATATAGGGCTGGGAGATTGTCTGTCCCTGCTCGATGGGAAGGGGATAATCCCCATAGGCTTTATCGACCAGCTCCTTTGGGATGAACTTGTGCCTCGGAACGGCCATCATGGCCGAGAGGACCCTCTCATCCGTAACTCCCCGGGCCTTTATCTGGTTTACGACCATGTTCTTTCGCTGGCCGTAATATTTATCCTTATCCATTTTAGCCCCTTCGGCCCCGGAAGCCGGAATCAAAAGGATGCAGACGAGGAGAAAAACGGTGAAGCCTCTTAGACTTATCCTGTTCACCTCGATTCCCCTTTTTATATAACAGTCCACCGATTTATATTTAAAAGTCAGAGAACTCAAACGACCCGCGTGTGACGGGATACGATCTTCGAGAAGGCCATCGACCCCAAGAAGAGTCGGCGGTCTAACCCCTCAAATCAATCTTCAATAGGTTCCCGTCGAGTCTGACATTGTATATCCTGAGGTTTTTTTCCGCTGGGCCCATGATCCTGTTCCCCTTGAGATCGAAGGCGCTGGACCCGGCGCTGGAGCAGATGAACTGCTTCTTGTCGTGGTGATATTCCAGCTCCACGCCGCGGTGGGTGCAGTGAATCGAAGCCGCAACGTATTCATTCTCCCCCACCCTTGCGATAATCAGAGCGTCAAGAAGCCTCGAATCGATTATCTTCACCGACCCGCCCACAATGCTGAGGTCGGGGGTTTTGTCGAGATTGACAACGACCTCCGGCCCCTCCTCGACGGTATAGGCTTCGCTGTCTATCGGCGGCGTTTTGCCCACGCCCGTAAAGGTGGAACAGCCGGAGATCCCGCAGAGGCAGACCGTAGCCCCGGCCGACACCGCGCCGCATATAACGAAATCCCTCCTCGTTATTCCTTTCTCATCGATCTTATCATCGACCTTCTCATCAACCATTTCAGTCCTCCACTTTTTAAACATGTTAAACCAAAACCTCTATCGACTTATATCACACCAATCTGACGAAAAACAATAACCACGGCACAACCCCCCACATCCGGACGCCGGAAGTCGTCATTGACCGAAGACGAAGGTCGTCCTTCCTATCTGGATTTTATCCCCCTGGGAGAGGGGTATGCGGGTGACCGGTTTTCCATTGACCGTCGTTCCGTTCTTGGAGCCGAGGTCTTCTATAACATATCTCCCGTTATCCACCTTGATCATAGCGTGCCTCCTCGAGGCCTTGGCGTCGTAGTTCAGCGCTATGTCGTTTTCCGGGCTTCTGCCGATGCGAACGGGATCGACCCCGAGGCGTATGACCACCCCCTTCGCCTCCACGCTGATGACTGTCAGGTAGCCGCCCCCCGAAATATCTTTGGCCCCCCCTCCCGCCGGCTGCTTACGGGGGGGTGGGGCCTCCCGCCTAATGGTCGCCAGCATAAGCTCCCTTGCCATCTCCGAGGCGCTCGAGAAACGATCCCCGGGATTTTTCCGCATCGCCTTTAATATCACCGCCTCGAGATACTCCGGGATATTCCTGTTTATCGAGCTCGGGGCCGGGGGATTTTCCTGGATGTGCTTGTTCAAGACGGCCAGGTGGTCCCCCTCGAAGGGGGGCCTTCCGGTGGCCATCTCGAAGAGTATTACGCCCATGGAGTAGAGATCGGAGCGGTGATCGACCCTGTCCCCCCTCGCCTGCTGGGGCGACATGTAATAAGGCGTTCCAATTATCGTCCCAAGGGAGGTGATGGTCCTCTTTGTGGTTATCCTCGCTATCCCGAAGTCCATCACCTTGACGATCCCGTTTCTCATCAACATCAGGTTTGCGGGTTTCAGATCCCTATGCACTATGTTCAGGCCGTGGGCATAGTCGAGGGCGGAAAGGGTCTGGGACGCAACGTCGAGGGTGAACTTCAGGTCGAGGGGCCCCCTCTTTTTGTATATCAGCTCGTTTAGCGAAGAGCCCTCCAACAGCTCCATGACCAGGTGCGGGACCTTCCCGTCCATAACCATCCCGTAAATCCGCATGATGTTCTTGTGATTGAGCTTTATCCCGAGTTCTCCCTCCCTCTTTATCCGCTCGAGGTTTTCCGGCTCCGCTATTATATCCCGATGGGGGATTTTCACCGCCGCAAAGCCGCCCCCGGGAACAAGCTTCGCCCGATACACCGTGGAGTATCCCCCCACCCCTATCTCCTCGATTATCTCATAGGAGTCAAACGTCACCCTCTCCGGGGCGGTGGAAACCCTCCCCGGGGCCGGTGCCGGGCGCCTATTAATATTCGAGTAGTCACGGTCGGGGTCGTCGACAAACCGGAGGATCACCCCCCCCATCCTTATCTCGTCTCCGGGACTCAAGAGGGCCGTCTTTACCTTCTTGCCGGAAACGAACGTCCCGTTGGAAGAGCCGAGATCGTGGATGAAGAATCCCTCCTTCTCACTCACGATCATCGCGTGGTTTCTGCTGACCTCGAGATCGTTTAATAAAATATTGTTTTGCGGGCCTCGCCCGATTGAGATCTCTGGGCTGTCTATGGGAAAGAGGTCGCCCTGGGCCGAGCCTGACAGGAGCTTTAAGAAAAAGCCCGAGCCTGAGGCCGGCTTTTTTGCCCCCGAGGGTTTCGGGACGGAGCCTTCGCTCCCCCCGCCGTCTACCACCCTGGTCTTGCTGGACATAAGTCTATAAAACCTATTATCCCGGTCTTTTAAAATATATGAAACGGCCCGTCTCAACGGGCTTCGGCGAGGGATAACAACGGCGATTACCACAGTTAAGAAATCACTGTGAGAAACGCCCGGACAACCTACCCTCCCCCCCAATATCGCCCCGCAATCCCCATTCCCTCGACCACCCCTAAATTATGGGTTTACGACCCCCACTTCCTCCATCCCGTCACACCATCCACCAATATCCGAAACCGCCGTCGCCCAAACGGTCAAAATCAAGCCCGTCCGCGAGATCGGCACGGCCCCCCCATCAAATCGACCCATACCCCTACAAAACGGCCCGGCGATGCCGCCTACTTCCCCTCACTTGTCTTGCAGAGGGGCTCAGACTCCCTCTCCACCAGGACCTTCTCCACGGGGACTATCTTGTATTCACCGTCGCCGCCCCTGACAAGGAGATAGACGATGTCGCCTCCCGACGCAATCCTCACGATCTCCCCCTCTTCCACCGGAGCAGGGATCTTTAAGGATGTCTTGTTGACCAAGTCGATTTTGAACAACTCCTTACTTGACGCAGCAAAGAGGGCGCCCCCCTCTCCGATCTTATAAATATCGACGATTTCCTCTGGAAACGGCTCCACGTCCGGACTGCATATCTCCCTGGGCATTCCCGCCCCGGCGTGAAGGAGGTAAAACCTCCCCCCGTCCACGTAGATAAATCCGGGGGGACTTATGAATTTAGAGTCTTTCTCGTAGAACGGGAAGGCGAACGCCCCGGTCGGATTTTCGAGCTTCCACTTCCTCTCGATCCCGTTTTTCCCCTTTATCGATGCCCAGTAAAGCCCACTGGAGAAAATGAAGTAGATGTTGCCGTCGAGGACGGTCATGGCGGCCGGGGATTCCGCTTCTACCTTGGGAAGCTCGATGGAGACCCCCTCGGACCACTTGCCGTTGGAGGGATTGTAGGTGGAAAAGGAAACCGTATCCTTCTTTTTCTCCCCCTCGGTAATGCCCATTACCCCCAGAACCTTATTTCCGGGGGGATTTTCGGTGTAGGTAAGGGCTAGGGGCTTTCCGATCTTCTCCGCGATGGGAATCTCGTTTATATACAGCTCCGCCTCGTTCTTGCCCTCCGCATTTGCCGGGTCGTAGGTTACAATGGAGGCCATATCAAGCACATGGAGCTTGCCGTCTCCGAAGACCATCCCTTTTGGATTGATGACATCGATCTTGATAACGGGAGGCGGGCCCGTCTCCACTGGCTCTTCCGGCGGTGTGATTTTGGGCAATATCAAGATCGCGGCCGTAACAAGCGCAGCGGCAAAAAGCGTTGCAGCACCAGCAGCAACGGCCATCGATCTCTTTCCGATCCTCACCCTTACACCGGCCTTTCTCAGCCTCTTTCCGGCCACGCTATTTACCATGACGACCTGAACGGTGATATTGTCGTGACCGCCCCGCTCCTTTGCGAGCTCAACCATCTGCCTTGCCGCCTCCTGCGGTGAGTGGGAGGAGACGTACGTCAAGAGCTCCCTGTCCTTTACCAGCCCGGAAAGCCCGTCACTCATAAGGAGAAAGATATCGCCGGGCATTATGTCTATCGGCCCGAAAATATCTACATCCACCTTCGGCTTCGAGCCCAGACTCCTCGTTATGACGTTGCTGTAGGGATGGTTCTCCGCCTGCTCGGGGGTGAGTCCCCCCGCCCTCACCTGCTCCATTACCCAGGAGTGATCCTGCGAAATCTGGGCGATTGTGCCGTTTCTAACGAGATAGGTGCGCGAATCCCCCACGTTGGCGACGATGGCGCTCCTGCCGACAATGGAGAGGGCGCTCACTGTGGTTCCCATCCCCTCCTTGTCAGGATTTCTCCTCGCCTCGTCATATATCTCCCCGTTCGCCGCCTCGACAGACAGCTTTAGGGCCTGGGCGGGATTCAAAGGGGCTCTCTCGGAAAAATATATCCTGCCGATGGTCTTCACGGCTATCTGGCTTGCCACCTCTCCCGCCGCGTGTCCCCCCATCCCGTCGCAGACCACATAGAGCCTCCCCTTCGCGGCCAAGAGCATCTCGTTGTCCGGCTCGAAGGAGCCGTAGTAATCCTCATTGTGATCCCTCACAAGCCCGACATCCGTCAGGCTTGCGAAGGTGACGTCGCCCTTTGAACCCATTTTTGCTCCTTACCCCTTTGATTTGACGATCCTGATGATTGCTTCCGTATCTCCAAAGCCTATCTTGTCACTGTCCTTTATAACCCTCGTGGAGACCTTCTTCCCGTCTACGAAGGTGCCGTTCGTGGAGGCAAGGTCCGTCAGCCTGTACCTTCCGTCCTCGTTGTCGATCACCGCGTGCTCCCGGGAGATGGTGTCGTCGGAGAGAGATATGTCGTTTGCGCCGGTCCTGCCTATCTTGGTCCTCTCTTCCTTGAGGTTGAAGCTCTTTCCCTTGTCCGGGCCCTTCGTTATTTCGATCCAGGCGGTGAGAAATTCCTCCGCCTTCATAATCACGGTTTTGTCCGCGGGATAGGCGGCTCCCGTCCCCCTCATCGTCCGTCTCCCTTCCTCGACCCCGCCCGCGGCAAGACCCGTAACGGTCATCGAATCGTCCATCACATCCGAATCGGGCGGGTACTCCCCTGCCTCCGCACCTTCCCCCTTCGACTTTCTCTTCTGGCTGACTATCACGATAATCAGGATGATAATCAAGACAACCAGACCGGCTACGGCTATCCAAAACCAAGTCCAGTTCCAGGCGGTGGTAGGAGGTGAAACCTTGGGCGATATAAACGTCCTGTCGTCCTTGAATATGGAGTCGCCGATGGAAACGGAAAGCCCCAGGGTATGCTGGAGGCCGTCGCCCGTAAGGGCGGTCGTGACGTAGGTGAGGATATACTGGTTCTTTAACTGCTCCGAGATCGCATCGTAAAGTGTGACCAGATCGGAAGATGTCGGCGCGAAGAGGGCCTCTCCCCCCGTCAGACGCGATACCCTCATTAAAGGCTTCCTGTCCACATTCGGCCCCAACCCGATCGTATAGACCGGTATGGAGGAGTCCTTGGCCCTTGTTATGCCGTCGTCGATCGTCAGGACGCTCCCCTCGTCCTTGCCGTCGGAGAGGATAATAATCACCTTCCTGAAGGGAAGTCCCGGCCTCGATCCTATCTCCAGGGCCTTGTAGATGGCATCGTAGAGGGCGGTCTTCGTTCCGGCGACGTCGAGCCCCTCGATGGCCCTTTTGAGAGACTCCTTGTCCGACGTAAACTCGGAGATTATATGCTCCTTGTCATTAAAATCGACCACGGCGGCCAGGTCGTTATCCCCCAACCCCTCCACGAATTTCAGGGCCGCCTCCCGGGCGTGTTCCATCGCCTGACCTTTCATGCTGCCGCTCGTGTCGATGGCAAGGACAACGGCGATGGGCTCTCCGGAACGCAGCATCGATTCAACTGTGAAATTCGTGGGCCCGGGAATCCCGTCTTCGGTAATCGTGAAGTTGCTTTCGAAAAGCCCCTTGACCGGCTTATTACTATCGTCCACAACTGAGATGTAGGCTTTTATCTCCGGGAACTTCGATGTGTCGATCTGGTTTATCTTCACGCTGTACTCGGCCTTGACGGTCACGGCTGAAGTCAAAAAACAAAAAAGAGATAAAAGAAAAAACGCGGTTTTTACTCGGTTTTTCATATCTCCCCCCGTAAATAAGATTTTATACAGATATGTTATAAAGTAAAAGCAAACGTCCATAACCGGACGCCCCTCAGCCCCTTCCCCTCCCCTTTACATATATAACTTCGATCCCTTGAAAGCCCTTGTATATCTGAACGGTTTAACCACAAAATGGGACGCAATCATGGTGAACTTAAACCATCACTCAGCCGAATAACCGCGATACAGACACTCCCCACTCCCGCAAATTCCCCTGCTCAAAGCGACCTGGGCCTTTAAGCCCCCAGCCCTCGGCAATTTAAGATAGGAATTCGTGATTACCCGACCCCCCGTCCTTCTTATCCCTCCTCCGGCCTCGACCCCCCATATCGCGGAGACCGGCATCGAAACGCCTTCAACGAAATTCGGCCCTTCTCCGTCCTGCCTTCTTCGCCCTCCCTCCTCTTTCCCTCCCCCTCCCCCCCTAAAAAAAACGGCCTAATCCCTACAGGCTCTTGAAGACGAATTTCATCTCGCCCAGGGTGATGTTGTCACCGTCCCTCAGCTGGGCCTTGCTTATCTTTTTATCGTTCAGGAACGTCCCGTTTCTGCTCGCCAGGTCGTAGAGGATATATTTTCCCCCCTCGTTTCTGATCTTGGCGTGGTGTCCCGACACCGTCTCGTGGTCGATAATGACGTCACAGTCCGTTCCCCGTCCCACATCCGCCTCGTCCCCTCGGATATCGAAGCGCTCCCCCTTCCTGTCGCCGGAGGTGACGACCAGCCACCCGGTAACAGGCGCCCTGTCTCTCTCGGATATGAGGACAGTCCTATCGGGCGTGTTCGCCCTGCCGCCGCCCCCTCCCCTCATATCCATCGTCTCGCCGCCGGAGGGCACGCTGTGAGGGGCCGTCACAGTCTCCCTGACCGTTATCGCCGCCGGGCCCGGCTGGTAGCCGGCATCCGGCATCTGCGCCCTCACCCCGTATCCTCCAGCCATCTCCTTCGGGCGTGCCAGAAGGTAGATTAGCC is from Candidatus Zymogenus saltonus and encodes:
- a CDS encoding Stp1/IreP family PP2C-type Ser/Thr phosphatase gives rise to the protein MGSKGDVTFASLTDVGLVRDHNEDYYGSFEPDNEMLLAAKGRLYVVCDGMGGHAAGEVASQIAVKTIGRIYFSERAPLNPAQALKLSVEAANGEIYDEARRNPDKEGMGTTVSALSIVGRSAIVANVGDSRTYLVRNGTIAQISQDHSWVMEQVRAGGLTPEQAENHPYSNVITRSLGSKPKVDVDIFGPIDIMPGDIFLLMSDGLSGLVKDRELLTYVSSHSPQEAARQMVELAKERGGHDNITVQVVMVNSVAGKRLRKAGVRVRIGKRSMAVAAGAATLFAAALVTAAILILPKITPPEEPVETGPPPVIKIDVINPKGMVFGDGKLHVLDMASIVTYDPANAEGKNEAELYINEIPIAEKIGKPLALTYTENPPGNKVLGVMGITEGEKKKDTVSFSTYNPSNGKWSEGVSIELPKVEAESPAAMTVLDGNIYFIFSSGLYWASIKGKNGIERKWKLENPTGAFAFPFYEKDSKFISPPGFIYVDGGRFYLLHAGAGMPREICSPDVEPFPEEIVDIYKIGEGGALFAASSKELFKIDLVNKTSLKIPAPVEEGEIVRIASGGDIVYLLVRGGDGEYKIVPVEKVLVERESEPLCKTSEGK
- a CDS encoding FHA domain-containing protein is translated as MSSKTRVVDGGGSEGSVPKPSGAKKPASGSGFFLKLLSGSAQGDLFPIDSPEISIGRGPQNNILLNDLEVSRNHAMIVSEKEGFFIHDLGSSNGTFVSGKKVKTALLSPGDEIRMGGVILRFVDDPDRDYSNINRRPAPAPGRVSTAPERVTFDSYEIIEEIGVGGYSTVYRAKLVPGGGFAAVKIPHRDIIAEPENLERIKREGELGIKLNHKNIMRIYGMVMDGKVPHLVMELLEGSSLNELIYKKRGPLDLKFTLDVASQTLSALDYAHGLNIVHRDLKPANLMLMRNGIVKVMDFGIARITTKRTITSLGTIIGTPYYMSPQQARGDRVDHRSDLYSMGVILFEMATGRPPFEGDHLAVLNKHIQENPPAPSSINRNIPEYLEAVILKAMRKNPGDRFSSASEMARELMLATIRREAPPPRKQPAGGGAKDISGGGYLTVISVEAKGVVIRLGVDPVRIGRSPENDIALNYDAKASRRHAMIKVDNGRYVIEDLGSKNGTTVNGKPVTRIPLSQGDKIQIGRTTFVFGQ
- a CDS encoding FHA domain-containing protein — its product is MIKKERLLTFLIFLFSLPFLMGQGNPGAILNIILFIVIALIGLIMFALFVWAVIWSFKDCKARGGGALWVFSIFFFPIGWLIYLLARPKEMAGGYGVRAQMPDAGYQPGPAAITVRETVTAPHSVPSGGETMDMRGGGGGRANTPDRTVLISERDRAPVTGWLVVTSGDRKGERFDIRGDEADVGRGTDCDVIIDHETVSGHHAKIRNEGGKYILYDLASRNGTFLNDKKISKAQLRDGDNITLGEMKFVFKSL
- a CDS encoding Rieske 2Fe-2S domain-containing protein, with the protein product MVDEKVDDKIDEKGITRRDFVICGAVSAGATVCLCGISGCSTFTGVGKTPPIDSEAYTVEEGPEVVVNLDKTPDLSIVGGSVKIIDSRLLDALIIARVGENEYVAASIHCTHRGVELEYHHDKKQFICSSAGSSAFDLKGNRIMGPAEKNLRIYNVRLDGNLLKIDLRG
- a CDS encoding VWA domain-containing protein gives rise to the protein MKNRVKTAFFLLSLFCFLTSAVTVKAEYSVKINQIDTSKFPEIKAYISVVDDSNKPVKGLFESNFTITEDGIPGPTNFTVESMLRSGEPIAVVLAIDTSGSMKGQAMEHAREAALKFVEGLGDNDLAAVVDFNDKEHIISEFTSDKESLKRAIEGLDVAGTKTALYDAIYKALEIGSRPGLPFRKVIIILSDGKDEGSVLTIDDGITRAKDSSIPVYTIGLGPNVDRKPLMRVSRLTGGEALFAPTSSDLVTLYDAISEQLKNQYILTYVTTALTGDGLQHTLGLSVSIGDSIFKDDRTFISPKVSPPTTAWNWTWFWIAVAGLVVLIIILIIVIVSQKRKSKGEGAEAGEYPPDSDVMDDSMTVTGLAAGGVEEGRRTMRGTGAAYPADKTVIMKAEEFLTAWIEITKGPDKGKSFNLKEERTKIGRTGANDISLSDDTISREHAVIDNEDGRYRLTDLASTNGTFVDGKKVSTRVIKDSDKIGFGDTEAIIRIVKSKG
- a CDS encoding protein-L-isoaspartate(D-aspartate) O-methyltransferase, whose amino-acid sequence is MDKDKYYGQRKNMVVNQIKARGVTDERVLSAMMAVPRHKFIPKELVDKAYGDYPLPIEQGQTISQPYIVAVMTELLKLKTNSKVLEIGTGSGYQAAILSLIAAEVYTIEIKRLLADKAEKRLLRLGYHNVKVRASDGYYGWEYAAPFDAIVVTCAANHIPPPLLRQLKDGGRLVIPLGSTEYFQTLTLVTRDGDDYKVRHLMSVRFVPMTGEAQRR